A genomic region of Verrucomicrobiota bacterium contains the following coding sequences:
- a CDS encoding PAS domain S-box protein — MKKRPQPATTNPAPAGGCEVWGEEIINAAVDAIITVDRDRRIVLFNPAAEAMFGYPGAEMLGQPLNRLLPEGFGPATAQSPARLGRTNKAEPTASALARLSGRRVSGQEFPIEASLSNTTINAQPYLTLILRDITERQRTEEANARLAAIVESCQEAIIGKDLAGTITSWNSGAQRLFGYDPEEMIGKRLSVLLPLEQLEDEHQILARLKRGEQVEPYESVPLHKDGHLVDVSFTVSPIRDGSGCLIGSSELTRDVAERKAARARLHESEERFRQLAENVRAAFWISDPARTRILYVSPAYEAIWGRSCRSLYEAPQSWLEAIHPDDRDRVVCAALTRQAGDAYDEEYRVVRADYSVRWVHDRGFPVRDAAGRIIRIVRVAEDLTEQRQLELQLRQAQKMEAIGRLAGGVAHDFNNIVAIISGYSELLAMGLAAEDPRRDAVHEIARAGERAAALTRQLLAFSRQQVLEPRVLDLNVVVSEAAKMLRRLIGEDVRLTTNLAPRLRRVRADLGQLDQVILNLAVNARDAMPRGGHLFIETREVELESSYAQAHREVRPGRYVMLAVGDTGCGMTPEVQARAFEPFFTTKAEGEGTGLGLSVVQGIVHQSGGHITVESLPGVGTTFTIYLPVLAEGTEQPPAGALAEPPQGRGQVVLLVEDEEPVRAITLLLLETLGYRVVEAANGEDALRRVTESRETIDLLLTDVVMPGLSGRELAEAVRCRYPGLKVLFQTGYTGDAVARHGILQPEVALLQKPFTLNALAKKVQEALERP, encoded by the coding sequence GTGAAGAAACGCCCACAACCCGCCACCACTAACCCTGCACCAGCCGGTGGATGCGAGGTTTGGGGGGAAGAAATCATCAACGCCGCGGTGGACGCAATCATCACGGTGGATCGGGACCGGCGCATCGTACTGTTCAACCCGGCAGCCGAAGCCATGTTCGGCTATCCGGGAGCCGAAATGCTCGGCCAACCGCTGAACCGGTTGTTGCCGGAAGGTTTCGGGCCCGCGACTGCTCAATCCCCTGCTCGTCTTGGCCGGACAAACAAGGCTGAGCCTACGGCGAGCGCGCTGGCCCGGCTGAGCGGCCGGCGCGTGAGCGGTCAGGAATTTCCGATCGAAGCTTCCCTTTCCAACACTACCATCAATGCGCAGCCCTACCTAACGCTCATTCTCCGCGACATCACCGAACGCCAACGGACTGAGGAGGCCAACGCGCGGCTGGCCGCGATCGTGGAATCGTGTCAAGAGGCTATCATCGGCAAAGACCTGGCGGGCACCATTACCAGCTGGAACTCAGGGGCCCAGCGCTTGTTTGGCTACGACCCGGAGGAGATGATCGGCAAGCGGTTGTCGGTGCTCTTGCCGCTCGAGCAACTGGAAGACGAGCACCAGATTCTGGCCCGGCTGAAGCGGGGCGAACAGGTCGAGCCTTACGAATCGGTGCCTCTGCACAAAGACGGGCACCTGGTAGACGTCTCGTTTACCGTCTCACCGATTCGAGACGGGAGCGGGTGCCTCATCGGCAGCTCCGAGCTTACCCGGGACGTCGCTGAGCGCAAAGCGGCTCGGGCTCGCCTGCACGAAAGCGAGGAACGCTTTCGCCAACTGGCCGAAAACGTCCGCGCAGCCTTCTGGATAAGTGACCCGGCCAGAACCCGGATCCTGTACGTCAGCCCGGCGTATGAAGCCATCTGGGGCCGCTCCTGCCGGAGCTTGTATGAGGCCCCGCAAAGCTGGCTTGAGGCCATTCACCCCGATGACCGCGACCGGGTGGTGTGCGCCGCGCTGACCCGCCAAGCCGGCGACGCCTACGACGAAGAATACCGCGTCGTGCGGGCCGACTATTCCGTGCGCTGGGTCCACGACCGGGGTTTCCCAGTGCGCGACGCCGCCGGCCGGATCATCCGGATCGTGCGCGTTGCCGAGGACCTCACCGAACAGCGCCAGCTGGAACTCCAACTGCGCCAGGCGCAGAAAATGGAAGCCATCGGCCGGCTGGCCGGCGGCGTGGCCCACGACTTCAACAACATCGTCGCCATCATCTCAGGCTACAGCGAACTGCTGGCGATGGGGTTGGCTGCTGAGGACCCGCGCCGCGACGCCGTCCACGAGATCGCCCGGGCGGGCGAACGGGCCGCCGCCCTCACGCGCCAACTGTTAGCCTTCAGCCGCCAGCAAGTGCTCGAGCCGCGGGTGTTGGACCTCAACGTGGTGGTCAGCGAGGCGGCGAAGATGCTGCGGCGGCTCATCGGCGAAGACGTGCGCCTGACGACCAACCTGGCGCCGCGTTTGCGCCGGGTGCGCGCCGACCTGGGCCAACTGGACCAGGTGATCCTGAACCTGGCGGTCAACGCCCGCGACGCCATGCCCCGAGGCGGTCATCTCTTCATCGAGACCCGCGAGGTGGAACTGGAGAGCAGTTACGCCCAAGCCCACCGGGAGGTGCGGCCCGGCCGTTACGTCATGCTGGCAGTCGGCGACACCGGCTGCGGCATGACGCCGGAGGTGCAGGCCCGCGCCTTTGAGCCTTTTTTCACCACCAAAGCTGAGGGCGAGGGCACGGGGCTGGGCCTGTCGGTGGTGCAGGGCATCGTCCACCAGAGCGGAGGCCACATCACGGTGGAGAGCCTGCCGGGCGTGGGCACCACCTTCACAATCTACCTGCCGGTGCTTGCGGAAGGCACGGAGCAACCGCCCGCGGGTGCGCTCGCCGAACCGCCCCAAGGTCGCGGCCAGGTGGTCCTCCTGGTGGAAGACGAAGAACCCGTGCGAGCCATCACCCTCCTTTTGTTGGAGACCCTCGGTTACCGGGTGGTGGAAGCTGCAAACGGTGAAGACGCCTTGCGGCGAGTGACGGAGAGCCGGGAAACGATCGACCTGTTGCTGACCGATGTGGTCATGCCGGGCCTCAGCGGACGCGAACTGGCCGAGGCCGTCCGGTGCCGTTACCCGGGCCTGAAGGTACTTTTCCAGACTGGCTACACGGGTGACGCGGTGGCGCGCCACGGCATTTTGCAACCTGAAGTAGCGCTCCTGCAGAAGCCCTTCACGCTTAACGCGCTGGCCAAAAAGGTGCAGGAAGCCCTGGAACGGCCTTAA
- a CDS encoding GtrA family protein, whose translation METLIKGEALKIARFLIVGGGCALLDCSIVWALGFFLPPLAAVSAGYLAGVSCHFVLNKFWVFRCRRSDYGRQLAQYGLNAVCCWLLTLTAVHFCLGTLTTNLLVAKLFALPPATALGFCILHGLVFRKRSPASTATDVMPEPIRLNPSVTVQWTRGDALLGRTSRGNGAYRARDLAPRKG comes from the coding sequence GTGGAGACGTTGATAAAGGGCGAGGCTTTGAAAATTGCCCGATTTTTGATCGTAGGGGGCGGCTGCGCCCTCTTGGATTGCTCGATCGTTTGGGCGCTTGGGTTCTTTTTGCCGCCGCTGGCGGCGGTGAGCGCAGGCTACCTTGCGGGGGTTAGTTGCCACTTTGTCCTGAACAAGTTTTGGGTTTTCCGGTGCCGCCGGTCCGATTATGGCCGCCAGTTGGCGCAGTACGGCCTGAACGCCGTTTGTTGTTGGTTGCTCACGCTGACGGCAGTTCACTTCTGTCTGGGGACGCTTACGACCAACCTGCTGGTGGCAAAGCTGTTTGCGCTGCCGCCCGCCACCGCGCTGGGGTTTTGCATCTTGCACGGGCTGGTGTTCCGGAAGCGATCCCCGGCAAGCACCGCAACTGACGTGATGCCAGAGCCAATCCGCCTGAACCCCTCAGTGACCGTCCAATGGACCCGGGGTGATGCGCTCCTGGGGAGAACCTCGCGCGGGAACGGAGCGTACCGAGCGCGTGACCTCGCACCCCGTAAGGGCTGA
- a CDS encoding MFS transporter, with protein MASPSIKPTIASRIDRLPVCSSLGWMVVLLSLGGCVEFYDIFLTAYIAPALYRSGIFTATTKGIFGLEGIASFVAAFFGGLLVGTLCLGRLADRFGRRAVFSFALGWYSACTFVMAFQQTAAQLDFWRFAAGIGVGVELVTIDTYLSELVPKGRRGSAFAFNQFITFLSVPLVAFISYLLGTTRWWNLDGWRWVVLIGSSGALIIFFIRRVVPESPRWLEQRGRLKEADEVMRRIENQVEREIKRPLPEPQSAPGEVVHGTGAFKEIWQAPYRRRTVMLMVFNLCQAIGYYGFANWAPTFLLAKGINVTKSLEYTFLIALANPVGPLLGWIFAERWQRKWQIVWSAISIAVFGLCFSQQRVPLGVIVTGILVTLSNNWMSFTFHAYQAELYPTRIRAQAVGFVYSWSRLGGMIGSVIIAFMLKAYGTAGVFVLIALCMFLVAVVIGGFGPLTNNRRLEEIAR; from the coding sequence ATGGCATCGCCTTCGATCAAGCCGACCATCGCTTCACGGATCGACCGCCTGCCGGTCTGTTCCTCCCTTGGCTGGATGGTGGTGCTGCTTTCGTTGGGCGGTTGTGTCGAGTTTTATGACATATTTCTAACGGCCTACATCGCACCAGCCTTGTACCGCAGCGGGATCTTCACCGCCACCACTAAGGGGATCTTCGGGCTGGAAGGGATCGCGAGTTTCGTGGCTGCTTTTTTCGGGGGACTCCTCGTGGGAACCTTGTGTTTGGGCCGGTTGGCCGACCGGTTCGGCCGGCGGGCGGTCTTCAGCTTTGCGCTGGGTTGGTACTCCGCTTGTACCTTTGTGATGGCGTTTCAGCAAACTGCGGCGCAACTTGATTTTTGGCGGTTCGCGGCTGGAATCGGGGTGGGCGTGGAGTTGGTTACCATCGACACCTACCTTTCCGAACTCGTCCCGAAAGGAAGGCGTGGTTCGGCTTTCGCCTTCAATCAGTTCATCACCTTCCTCTCCGTGCCTCTGGTCGCGTTCATCTCCTACCTTTTGGGAACAACCCGCTGGTGGAACCTGGATGGATGGCGATGGGTTGTGCTGATCGGTTCTTCGGGAGCCTTGATCATCTTCTTCATCCGGCGCGTCGTCCCGGAGTCACCCCGGTGGCTGGAACAACGGGGTCGCCTTAAAGAGGCCGACGAGGTAATGCGGCGCATTGAAAATCAGGTAGAACGTGAAATCAAGCGTCCATTGCCGGAGCCTCAGAGTGCCCCGGGTGAGGTCGTCCACGGGACCGGTGCGTTCAAGGAGATCTGGCAAGCGCCTTACCGCCGGCGAACGGTCATGTTGATGGTGTTTAACTTGTGTCAGGCAATCGGTTACTATGGCTTCGCCAACTGGGCGCCAACCTTTTTGTTGGCCAAAGGCATCAACGTCACGAAATCCCTGGAGTACACGTTTCTTATCGCGCTGGCCAATCCGGTTGGCCCGCTTCTTGGCTGGATCTTCGCCGAACGATGGCAACGGAAATGGCAGATCGTTTGGTCGGCGATCTCGATCGCCGTCTTCGGACTCTGCTTTTCCCAGCAACGAGTTCCGCTCGGAGTGATCGTCACCGGAATTTTGGTTACCCTGAGCAACAATTGGATGTCGTTCACCTTTCACGCCTACCAGGCGGAGCTTTATCCCACCCGCATTCGCGCTCAGGCAGTCGGCTTTGTATATTCATGGAGCCGGCTCGGAGGCATGATCGGCAGTGTTATCATCGCTTTCATGTTGAAGGCGTATGGAACGGCAGGGGTCTTTGTCTTGATTGCCCTCTGCATGTTCCTGGTCGCCGTCGTCATTGGCGGGTTCGGACCGCTGACGAACAACCGGCGTTTGGAAGAGATCGCCCGATAG
- a CDS encoding transposase, whose protein sequence is MATTPQAPFAHFASIDWAKHKHHALILNPAGHTVAEFDFAHSATGWQEWREQAARFAPLAVAISDQPRHRHRPVAPHPRVHHLPAQPQSRPTLPRAQSPQRHQK, encoded by the coding sequence ATGGCTACTACCCCCCAAGCCCCCTTCGCTCACTTCGCGAGCATCGACTGGGCCAAGCACAAGCATCATGCCCTCATCCTCAACCCCGCCGGCCACACCGTCGCGGAGTTCGACTTCGCGCACTCCGCCACCGGTTGGCAGGAGTGGCGCGAGCAAGCCGCGCGCTTTGCGCCTTTAGCCGTGGCGATCTCTGACCAGCCAAGGCACCGTCATCGACCAGTTGCTCCGCACCCCCGAGTGCACCATCTTCCCGCTCAACCCCAAAGCCGCCCAACGTTACCGCGAGCGCAAAGCCCCCAGCGGCACCAAAAGTGA
- a CDS encoding transposase yields the protein MLRTPECTIFPLNPKAAQRYRERKAPSGTKSDHLDGWSFADAARLDWAHWRPLCRQDPLLDHLRLLCRDEVALIEERTALVNQLIAALHEYYPTALAAFEDWTLPSAWAFLEAFPTPQALARGGKRRSREIPAHPQAGPARNLPEAPGALRPGAGLSGLGGPHLSQEPPGPDARPPATGAAGAVGRLPGANREALCPTPRS from the coding sequence TTGCTCCGCACCCCCGAGTGCACCATCTTCCCGCTCAACCCCAAAGCCGCCCAACGTTACCGCGAGCGCAAAGCCCCCAGCGGCACCAAAAGTGATCACCTGGATGGCTGGAGCTTTGCCGACGCGGCGCGCCTGGATTGGGCCCATTGGCGGCCGCTGTGCCGCCAGGACCCCCTCTTGGACCACTTACGGCTACTGTGCCGCGACGAGGTGGCCTTGATCGAAGAGCGCACCGCCTTAGTCAACCAACTTATCGCCGCGCTGCATGAGTACTACCCCACGGCCCTGGCGGCCTTTGAGGACTGGACGCTGCCGTCGGCTTGGGCGTTTCTCGAAGCGTTCCCCACCCCGCAGGCCCTGGCCCGTGGCGGCAAACGCCGCTCTCGAGAAATTCCTGCACACCCACAAGCTGGCCCGGCCCGCAACCTACCAGAAGCGCCTGGCGCTCTTCGCCCAGGCGCTGGCCTTTCCGGCCTCGGAGGCCCTCACCTTAGCCAAGAGCCGCCTGGCCCTGACGCGCGCCCGCCAGCTACGGGTGCTGCAGGCGCAGTTGGACGACTACCGGGAGCAAATCGAGAAGCTCTTTGCCCAACACCCCGATCATGA
- a CDS encoding IS110 family transposase: MDDYREQIEKLFAQHPDHELFGSLPGAGPKLAPRLLAELGDNRQQFASAQALQCYAGTAPVRYQSGPVHKVRLRGPCDKVLRATVYLWADCSRHSCPWAQTYYQTLRKRGKTHACALRCLGQRWLKILWKMWQTRTCYDAELHQKNQLRHGSWVLKLQTA, translated from the coding sequence TTGGACGACTACCGGGAGCAAATCGAGAAGCTCTTTGCCCAACACCCCGATCATGAGCTGTTTGGCTCGCTGCCGGGGGCCGGCCCCAAACTGGCGCCGCGGCTGTTAGCCGAATTGGGGGATAATCGTCAGCAGTTTGCGTCGGCCCAGGCGCTGCAATGTTACGCCGGCACCGCTCCGGTCCGCTACCAAAGCGGCCCGGTCCATAAGGTGCGGCTGCGCGGGCCCTGCGACAAGGTCCTGCGGGCCACCGTGTACCTGTGGGCTGACTGTAGCCGGCATAGCTGCCCCTGGGCCCAGACCTATTACCAGACCCTGCGCAAACGGGGCAAAACCCACGCCTGCGCCTTACGTTGCCTGGGCCAGCGCTGGCTTAAAATCCTCTGGAAGATGTGGCAAACGCGCACCTGCTACGATGCGGAGTTGCATCAGAAAAACCAACTCCGCCACGGCTCCTGGGTGCTCAAACTGCAAACCGCTTAA